A genomic region of Ammospiza nelsoni isolate bAmmNel1 chromosome 3, bAmmNel1.pri, whole genome shotgun sequence contains the following coding sequences:
- the SIX2 gene encoding homeobox protein SIX2 → MSMLPTFGFTQEQVACVCEVLQQGGNIERLGRFLWSLPACEHLHKNESVLKAKAVVAFHRGNFRELYKILESHQFSAHNHPKLQQLWLKAHYIEAEKLRGRPLGAVGKYRVRRKFPLPRSIWDGEETSYCFKEKSRSVLREWYAHNPYPSPREKRELAEATGLTTTQVSNWFKNRRQRDRAAEAKERENNENSNSNSHNPLSASMNGNKTVLGSSEDEKTPSGTPDHTSSSPALLLSSNPGLQPLHGLGHPQGPSAIPVPSADPMHHHSLQDSILNPMSSNLVDLGS, encoded by the exons ATGTCGATGCTCCCGACTTTTGGCTTCACCCAAGAGCAAGTGGCCTGCGTCTGCGAGGTGCTCCAGCAAGGCGGCAACATCGAGCGGCTGGGGCGGTTCCTCTGGTCCCTCCCTGCCTGCGAGCACCTCCACAAGAACGAGAGCGTCCTGAAGGCCAAGGCGGTGGTGGCCTTCCACCGGGGCAACTTCCGCGAGCTCTACAAGATCCTGGAGAGCCACCAGTTCTCGGCGCACAACCACcccaagctgcagcagctctggctgaaggCGCACTACATCGAGGCGGAGAAGCTGCGGGGGCGACCCCTAGGGGCGGTGGGCAAGTACCGGGTGCGCCGCAAGTTCCCGCTGCCCCGCTCCATCTGGGACGGCGAGGAGACCAGCTACTGCTTCAAGGAGAAGAGCCGCAGCGTCCTCCGGGAGTGGTACGCGCACAACCCCTACCCGTCCCCCCGCGAGAAGCGGGAGCTGGCCGAGGCCACCGGCCTCACCACCACCCAGGTCAGCAACTGGTTCAAGAACCGCCGGCAGCGAGACCGCGCCGCCGAGGCCAAGGAAAG GGAAAACAACGAGAATTCCAACTCCAACAGCCACAACCCGCTCTCGGCGTCAATGAACGGGAATAAGACAGTTTTGGGGAGCTCAGAGGACGAGAAGACGCCGTCAGGGACCCCGGATCACACCTCCTCCAGCCCCGcgctgctgctcagctccaacCCCGGGCTGCAGCCGCTGCACGGCCTgggccacccccagggccccagcGCCATCCCCGTGCCCAGCGCCGACCCCATGCACCACCACAGCTTGCAGGACTCCATTCTCAACCCCATGTCATCTAATTTGGTCGATCTGGGCTCTTAA